ACGTGGAAAGCTCCCATGCCAATGGCAGTGCCTCCTTGCCGGCTTCCTTCTTGTCGAGTTGGAAGAGCTCGGCGCGATGGCGGGCGATCAGGTTCAGCGCAGCGTAGTCCTTCTTCTCCTTGGAAACTGTTAGATCGGGCAGGAAGACACCGGCATCCTTCACGAAGCCAGCTTCCATCAGGAATTCCGCAGCCCGTTGGCGCGATGCCGGATCCTCGCCGCCGAAGTGCTGGATGCCCTTGGCGATGGCTTCGAAAAACTCTTTCGGCGGACGCGGGTCCTTCGGCAGCAGCTTCGCCAATCCCTGGATCTGCTTCTTCTGCGGCGGCACCGGCGACGCGGCCGCCAGTCCTAACAAATCATCCGGCGACAGCATGGCCGGCTGCGTATGCGGCTTCGAGCCGCGGGCCATGAGTTCTGGTGGTGGCTGGACTTGCGATGGCGCGGAGAGTTTGGCGACGATCGCCTGATAGGTTTCGCCGGAGACCTCTTTCGGCAGGGCGGCGAGGAAATCCTTCACCTTGCCCCAGCGGCCGAGCACCACGTCCCGGCGGAAGACGGCGGCGTCCTGACGAAACTTCTCCAGCTCCTGCTGGGCCTTCACCGCTTCTGGCGAAGGCTGCGGTGGAGCCGGCGGAGCACCTGCTCCCGGTTGAACGGGAGCACCTGGTTGCACCGGAGCGCCCGGCGCGGCAGCGGCAGCGGCACCCGGCTCCACAGGAGGAGCCGGCGGAACCGGTGGAGCTTCCGGAACCGGCGCGGCCGGCGGAGCTTCCTTGGGCACCTCCTTCGGCGCTTCACTGGCTCGCGCTTCTTCCAATCTCGCCGCGAGAATGCCAGCGGGGCTGCGGTCGAATTGCAGTTCACGGAGAATCCCCGCCTTCTGCTGCTCCACGGTCGGGGCCGGGCGGTTCTTGCTTTGCTCGATCAGCTCGCGGAGGCGATTGAAGTCGAGATCGCCACCGGGGCCACCGCCACCCGGCGCACCCGGCGGCATGACCAGGCCGGGTGGCACGCCATCCTGAGGCGACTCGATGATGACTACATCGCCCCCGCTCGCACCCCCAATGATTGCGCCACCCAGCGCGCCACTACTCTGGACGACGATCTGAGCGGAAAGCGGAGCCGTGAGGACGGCTAAACTGAGCAAAGCGGTGCGAGAGTGCATGATGGGACCGAGGAAATGCTAAAGTGAGAACGCAAGATGAGGAGGGACGACACTCCTGTCGTCCTACGAAGAACGGAAGTGGCATTCCCCAGTGAACAGGGACCAGCGAGGCACTCCTGTCGTGCTCGCATGAAGGAATGGGGGACAAGAGTGTCCCCCCTCCTTACAACTCAAGAACCCTGGCCATCCACCGGCGGACCGGCGCTGGCACCGCGGGCGTCTTCCGGCTTCTTGTTGCCGGTCTTGTTCGACGGCTTGTTGCACTTGCCCGACTTGCAGTTGCACTGCTTCGGGATGGCCTTGCCGTAGAGTTCCTCGGGCTCCATGCGGGCGAGGCGGATCGAGGCTTCCAGGTCGTCCGCGTGCTTCGCGGCGGCCTTGTCATCGCCGGACTCGCTGGCGCGCTGGACGAGCAGCTTCTGCTCCTGGCGCGCGGCTTCGATCTCCGGCTCCCAATCGCTGTCCGGCAGGCCTTCCAGCTTCATGAGATAGGTCATGTAAAAACGCGAGGTGGCGAGGGTCGCCAGCGTTTCATCCCGCAGGCCGGCGTGGGCATTCGGGTCCTGCGCCAGCTCATCGGCCAGGGCCGCGAGTTCCTCGCGGGCCTTGGGCAATTCAGCGGCCTCCATGCGTGCCTTGGCAAGCTCCAGGCGGATGCGGCGGGCCTCGCCGACGTTTTCCTTCGGCAGCTTCGCGAGCGCATCTTCGTAGGAAGAAATCGCCCCCTTCCACTCGCTGGAGGCGGATTTCGAAGTCGCCTGGTCGAGGGACGCGGCGGCGGCATCCAGCTTGATCCCGGTCTGGCCAGGACCGTAGTGATAGGCCAAGAGGCCTAGGGGAACCAGGCACCACAAAGTGAGGACGAGTATTTTCATGGCAGTCTCTTAAGTCGCAAGTTGATCGGATTTGTCAGGGAAAGGAAGCGGCGAGTTCCGCGAAGTTTGGAACCGGCGCGGACCGGGATTCCACCGGGAGCCGGCGAAATGAAGGAGTAGTGGCAGCCCGGCGAGCATCGTGGCACCGAGCGCGGTGAGCAGCATCGCCAATTCGCGCTGGCCGGGCAGCCGCGCCATGCCATCGACCTTCAGTGTGCCCAGCCGCTGGAGCATGGCCGTGGGGACGAGCTTGGCATTGCCATCGTGATATTCGCCGCCGAGTCGGGTCGCGATCTGGCGGAGGGTGGTGCCGTCCTGCCGCGAGTGGCGGCCGTCGATGAAGCTGCCCTTCACCGGGTCCCCCACCCCGGCGACCAGCACGCCGCCGACCGACGCGGGCATCCTCGGCATGCCGGTGGCGGGCACCGAATCGCCATCGCTGATCAGAATAAGCGTCGCGGAGTCGCGCGGCCACTTCGCGGCGATCTTGGCGGCCTCCTCCAGTCCATCGAAGATCCGCGTCTTCCCCGATTGGAAAGCGTGATGCATCGGCAGGTCGCCCATGATGTTATGGATGATTTCCAGGTCGCGCGTCTCTTCCACGACCGGCTTCGCGCCATTGTAAACGGCCACGACGGTGGTGTGCAGCTTGTCGTGGGCAGTCCGGGCGATCACCGACTCCAGCACCGAGCGGGCGCGGTCCATGCGGCTCTCCTTCCCGCCGGCACCAGCGTCGCGCAGGCGCATGCTGGGAGATACATCGAGGACAAGCAGCAGGTGCTGGCGTTCCTTCGCCTCGACCTCCTTCACCGCCGAGCGATGCGCCACCGGCGGCAGCAGCAACAACGTCGCCACGCCCCACGTGAGCATCCCGAGCGCGGCGATGCGGACGAATGGCGCGACCTGACCGGCGAGCGCGGCCTTCTTGCCCGGCCCGAATGCCAGCGCCGCCACACTCCGCACCCGGCCGAGGTGAATCCACTCCGCCCCCGTGGCGAGCACGAGCGCGGCAAGGGCCAGCAGCAGCGGGGTGGTCACCATGGCTTCCTAACAGGTTGAACCGCCAAGACGCCAAGTGCGCCAAGTTGGAAAGTGGTTGGCAGTAACCAAGATACCACCGCCCTCAAGAACTTGGCGTCCTTGGCGTCTTGGCGGTTCCATTTTCCGATACTCACCATGGCGTGTGTCTCAATCCGAACAGGGTGAGCAGGTAGAGCCCGCCGATGCCGAGGCCGGCGAGGGCGAAGGGCTGGAAGAAATCGACAGGGTCGGGCGTGACGCGTTTGAGCGGAGCCTTCTCCATCTCATCGATCTTCGCGAAGACTGCTTTCAAGGATGCGGGATCACCCGCCGCGAAGACTTCGCCGCCGGTCATGGAAGCGATCACGCCGACCTCGTCCGGCGGGCTGCCCTCGGCGACATGGACGTCGTAGACCTTGATGTTGTTTCGCTTCAGGCTCTGCGCGATGGCGATGTCCTGACCATTCATGAGGTCGGCGCTCATGCCATCGGTGAAGAGCACGATCATGCGATCGCCCGAGTCACCGGCCAGCATCGTCTTCTCCGCGGACCGAAGGGCCATGCCGATATTGGTGCCGCCGAACCACCCCGGCAGCACGTCGGGCCTGAGGAAGGGCGGCGCGCACTTGAAGGCGGAGACGTCATTGGTGAGCGGCACCCAATTCAGCACCGCGCTGCCGAAGACGGTTAGACCGAAAGCATCGCCCTTGCGGTAGGTGATGAAATCATTCACCGCGCCCATCGCGGCATCGTAGCGCGTGCCGGAGCCGAAGTTCGCCATCATCGAGCCGGAGACATCGAGGCAGAAGAGGATATTCGTCATCTCCCGTTCGCTGCGCGGCTGCTCGAAGCGCCGCGGCCCGGCGAGGATCGCGATGGCCAGCATCAGCAGCAGCACCGGCAACAGGTCCGCCGTCTTCAGCAGGAAGCCTAACAAGCGCTCGCGGCGCAACGGCTGGTGATCAAATGGCAACGGCACGCGACGCCCGCCTCGTTTCCACAGATACACCGCCAGCCCGACCGGCAGGACGAGCAAGATCAGCAACCATGGATGGGCGAAGGTCATTCAATTCAAATTGATAGATCCGAGGTTCATAGGAAACCCCACTCCCTCCCCTTTTTCACAACCACTTGGTCGTTCAGACCGGGGCAATCCAAGAACATCCACACTTTGAAAAACGCCTCAAGATTTCCGACTGAACCGAAAGGCGCGGAAGCGACGTTTTTCATTCCTGAATGCAAATATTCCATCACCTGACAGAGAAAAACGCTCATTGAAGTTTTCAGGTGAGCTTCATCCGGCAGGAAGGAAATTGAATCGGTGGCAATCTCGACGAGGCATTGATGATGACCGTTGTCGACAAGCCACTGCGAAAATTCTCGGTAAGTTGAGAACTTCATGAGGCATATGGAGCAAGGAGTTGCTCGATCTCGCTCGAAGACGAGTCGCTGGAGGGCGCATGCAGCCAGCGTTCAAGCGCAAGAAAGAGCGGCGAGGCATCGGCATCATTGCGAAGCTTCGTCATCGCCTCTGCAGGTGCCATGGCGGCGATGTCGGGCCGGCGTTCGCGCCAGTGGCCGATGACGAGGCGCTCAAGTTTGGCCCGGTCGCCGGAAGAAAGCTCCCCTTTCGCGGCGGCACCGACGAGCGGACGCAGCCTTTCCGCCAGCGAGGCGGTGGCTTGCGTGTTATCACCACCGGCGGCGGGCTTCTTCTTCCGCCACAGCAGGATCGCCACAAGTCCCGCGATCCACAGTCCTACGAAGATCGTCATCTTCGTGCGGTAGCCGCCGAGCTTCGGCAAATCGCCGGCCTGGTTCTTGTTAGGATGGACGAGGCCCGGCGGCAGGTCGCTGGTGATCTCCAGCGGGATTGCCGGAACGGTCGTGCCCGCGGGCACTTCGAGGAAATCGGCGAGGTTGTGAGAGCCGGCTTCCAGGCCTTGCACCTCGAAGTCGTAGCGGAAGCCATCTTTCGCCGGCTTCACTTCCAGCACGCGGACCATCAGCGGCGGCTTGCGATCGCGGCGCGGCTTCGGCTTCACCTCGCCACCGGGGATGTAGACCTCGCGGATCTCCAGTGGCTGGCCGATGCGCTGGGTCGGGACTTCCGCAAACAGCGGACTCACGACGAGCAGCAGGGCGATGAAGGCGCGGCGGATCACTGGCGGTTGCGGCGGGATGCTCCCCCGCGCGAGCGGAGGAAGTGGCGGAGGCGACCGAGGAACGGCGTCCCGGGGCGAATGAGAAAGTGATCGAGCGAGGCCTTCTTCAGCGACTCTGTTAGAGCGTCGGTGGTAGAAAGCAGGCGCTTGCCGTGGGTCAGCAATTCGCGGCCGGACTCGACCTCGCGGCCGCGGAACAGTCCCGCGCCTTCGAGCTGGTCCTCGGCGGGATCCCGAAAGATCAGGCACAGGCAATCGTGCCGCGCGCCGACGAGTTTGAGCGCGGCCAGCGCATCGGGATCGTGGAAATCGCTCAGCACGATCAGCATCGAACGCTGCGCCAACGACGGCTCCAGCGAGAGCAGGCGCTGCCCGAGCGTGGTCGGCTCATCGAAGTGATAGCTTCGCAGCGCATGCAGCCACTGCAGCAGCACGTCGCGCGAAAGACTCGGCTGCACCACGAGATCGCGGCCACCCGCACCGAGCAGGCCCACCGGATTCACATGATCCAGGCAGGCCAGTGCGATGCCACCGGCGACCTGCACAGCCAGCCCGTATTTCCCCGGCGGATGCGTGGCGATGGCCATGGAGGCCGACGTATCCACCACGATCCACACCGGCATCTGCTTCGGTGTTTCGAATTGCTTCACGTGGTGCTTGCCGGTGCGCGCGGTGACCCGCCAGTCGATGGACTTCACCGGATCCCCCGGCTCGTACCGGCGCGACTGCACATACTCCAATCCCTGGCCGAGAAACGGACTACGATCCGTGCCGTAGCTCAGACTGTCCGCCAGCCGCTTGATCGCCACCAGGAACTGGCGGTGATCGAGCGGATCGGCGTTGTGGAGGGTGGCTTGCATGGAGTGCCGGGTGATCAGAGATCGGTGCTCAGTGGAAAAGGCACTATGAAACCGAAGCCTCGAGGATCTGCCGCAGCACGCCGGATGCCGTCTTGCCCTCGGCAAGCGCTTCATAGGTCAGGCGGATGCGGTGCAGCATCACGTCCTCCGCCAGCGCGAAAAGGTCTTCCGGCACCACATAGTCGCGGCCATGCAGCAGAGCGCGAGCGCGGGATGCCTTGAGGATGGAAATGCCGGCGCGCGGCGAACAGCCGAGCTCGAGATCGTCGTGCTTGCGGGTGCGCTCGACGACATCCACGACGTGCTTGAGGAAGACATCGCTGACGTGGATGTGGTTCGCCGCTTCCATCGCCGCGATGAGGTCGGCCTCGCTGCCGATGGCCTCCTCCTTGATCATGTCGAATTCGGTCCGCGCCACCGCGCCACCGCCCTCGCGCTTCACACCGAGCTTCAGGTTGCGGCGGAGGATTTCCTCCTCCTCGTCCACCGTCGGGTAGCCGAGCCGGTGGCATAGCATGAAGCGGTCGAGCTGCGCTTCCGGCAGTTCGAAAGTGCCGCTTTGCTCGATCGGGTTCTGCGTCGCGATCACCAGGAATGGCGTCGGCAGCGATAACGATTGGTTGCCGATGGTCACCTTGCGCTCCTGCATCGCCTCCAGTAGCGCGCCCTGCACCTTTGGCGCGGCGCGGTTGATTTCGTCGGCCAGCAGCAAGTTGGTGAAGACCGGCCCCTGGTGGGTGCGGAAGCTTCCGCTGCGCTCATCGAGGATCTCCGAGCCAAGGATGTCCGACGGCAGCAGGTCGATGGTGAACTGGATGCGGCGGAAGTTCAGGTGCATCGCCCGCGCGAGGGTGTTCACCAGCAGCGTCTTCGCCAAGCCGGGCATCCCTTCTAACAAAAGGTGCCCGCTGGTCAGCAGGGCGATCAGCATGCGCTCCACCACCACGTCCTGGCCGACGACGATGGTGCCGACCCGCTCGCGGATCTTCTGGAGGTACTGCGAGGTTTCCGTGACCGGGGTGTGGACGCTGCTCATGGAACTTTCCGTTTTGATAACGGTCTAACTCAGTGCCGCGGACGCGAGCCTTTGTCTGCAAAAACTTTGTAAAACCCGGATTCCCCGCATTTCACGAATTTACATTGTTCCGACAGGGTAGGTCGCCTGCGTTCTTGCCGGGCCGGGAGCTTCCCAGCATGGCCCGATTTTCTTCGGTGAAGCCCTGGTGAAGAATTGACGCGACAAGCTGTGGAAGTTGCCGCGCCACGCCAGACCAGACATGATCCGCGCATGGCAATCGTCTCCCTGATCCTAGCGGCCATCGTGCTCTTCCTGATCGGTGCCGGGATCGCGGTGGGCTTGGTCGCTTGCGGGCTGGCGGCGCTGCTTGTCGGACTGGGCATGATTTCGTCGTCGGTGATCGTGGGCATCCACAGCGGGCGCACCACGGATGGGATCCGGGCATTCCTGCTGCAGTGTGGGATCATCGCCGGGGTGCCCGCCGGTGCCATCAGCGCTTTGCTGGCGACTTCCCTCATCGCCGAATTGAAAGGAGTCGTCGATTGGCCCGTGCTCATCTACGGCGCCCTCGGCGGTGCACTGGCCGGGATCATGGTGGCACTGGCACTGGACCTGATGTCGCGGCGACTGCACGCGTGGGCAGCCCTGCGGCTTACCCGCGTGACGGGTGCTGATGTCAAAGCCGCTCCGGGTCTCTGAAGAACCCGCCGCCACAGCTCGATTCGCAGGATAAAGGTTGCCGCGGCGATCAAACCAGCGCCTCCAGCATCTTCACCGCCTGCCACGCCGCGCGGACGTCATGGACGCGGACCATCTGCGCGCCGCGGCGGACAGCGGCGGAGATGCACGCGACCGTCCCCGCATCGCGGTCCTTTGGTTCGGTGATCCCGAGCACGTCGCCGATCACCGTCTTGCGGCTGACCGGCACCAGCAGCGGGCGGCCGAAACGATGCAGGCGCTCCAGCTCGCGGAAGACCCGCAGGTTGTCATCGCGCTGCTTGGCGAAGTCGATGCCCGGGTCCAGCACCAGCGCCTCGGCGGGCAGGCCGGCCTTCACCGCCACCGCGATCTTCGCCTCGAAGAACTCCTCCATCGCCACCATCACGTCGTCCCATTGCTGGTGGAAATGCGGCACCTTCGGCTCGCCGACCGAGTGCATCACCAGCAGCGCCGCGCCCGCCTCCGCACACAGCCGCGCATTCCGATCGTCCGGCAGCGCGCCCATGTCGTTCACGAACTCGACGCCGAAGGGCAGCACGGCTTCCACCACCTCGGGGCGCCAGGTATTCGCGGAAAGCACCGGCGGCCAGACTTGGGAGTCATCCTTCGGCGTGGCGGTGGCGATCGTTTCCGGCCAGCGCTCGAGGAATTCCCGGAAGCGCCGGACCTCCTCCTCCACCGCCACCGCGGCGCGATTGGTCCGCGCGCTCTCCGCCCCCACATCGATGATGTCCGCCCCCTCTCCGGCCTGCCGCTTCGCCTGCGCCAGCGCAGCCTCGATCTCCAGCGTGCCATCGCCGGAAAACGAGTCGTCATTCACATTCACGATCCCCATCACCAGCGGTCGGCGGGGAAACAGGATCTCGCGGGCGGGCAACTTCCAGATCACCGGCGGATTCAACGGCACGGAACACAAAAATCCCAATCCGAAATCGCCGCCGCCCCCACGACACCAAGGATTCCGCAAATCTGCTGTCACAGAAAGTGGAGAATCATACACAGCCAAACCTGTTTCATCATAGCTCCAATCCGGGTCTCATCTACTCTCCCCGGCAACATGAGTGTCACTTTTGGAGCCAGCACCTGGCTGTGGACATCGCCCTTGACCTCGGAGCAGGGCGATCTTCTCCGCAGCATCGCCAAACTCGGGTTCGAAGCCGTCGAACTCCCCATCGAGGATCCCGATCTCGTCGATCCAGCGAAGATCCGCCCGATCCTCGAGGAAACCGGTCTCACTCCCTACCTCTGCGGTGCCTTTGGTCCCGGCCGCGACCTGACGAGCCCCGACTCGGCGGTCCGCGCCAATACCCGGGCCTACCTCTCCCGCCTGATGGACTTGGCCGAGGCCCTCGACATTCCCTTCATCGCCGGCCCGATGTACGCTCAGGTGGGAAAGGCCCGCCAACTCTCTCCCGAAGACCGTCAGCGTGAGTGGGACCTCGCCGCCAGCGAACTTCGCACCGTGGCCACTGAAGCCGGCAATCGCGGCCTGCAGCTCGCGATCGAGGCCATCAATCGCTTCGAGACCGACCTCGTGAACACCACCGCCGACACCATCCAGCTCGTCCGCTCCATCGACCACCCGGCGGCCAAGGCGATGATCGATACCTTCCACATGACCATCGAGGAAGCCGACATCGGCGATGCCATCCGCCACGCCGGTGACGATCTCATCCACGTGCAGGTCAGCGAAAATCACCGCGGCGTCACCGGCACCGGCCTCACCCCGTGGCAGGATTTCCGCGATGCCCTGCGCGATATCAATTACAAGGGCGCCGTCGTCATCGAGTCCTTCACACCCGACAATCGCGACCTCGCCGGCGCGGTCTGCATCTGGAAGCGCTTCACCGCCACTCAGGATGAATTCGCCGGCCGCGGCCTGGCCTTCTTGCGCGATCTCTTCGACCAACCGGTCCGCGCCCCGAGATCGGCAGCCTTGACCGCAGCCCATTGATATCGGATAGCCTTGGGACTCTTCCCCTCTCTTTTAAATCCATGAGTGACATCAACATCGCCATCGTCGGACTCGGTTTCGGCGCCGAATTCATCCCCATCTATCAGCGCCTCAAGGGCGTGAACATGTACGCCATCTGCCAGCGCACCCAGTCGAAGCTGGATGAGGTCGGCGACAAGTTCGGGATCGAAAAGCGCTACGTCTCCTACGACGACCTCCTCGCCGATCCGGACGTCCACGCCGTCCACATCAACTCGCCGATCCCCGACCACGCCGAGCAATCGATCAAGGCGCTCAAGGCGGGCAAGCACGTCGCCTGCACCGTGCCGATGGCGACCAGCGTCGAGGACTGCAAGACGATCGTCGATCTCGTGAAGCAGACCGGCCTGAAGTACATGATGATGGAGACCGTGGTCTATGCCCGCGAGTTCCTCTTCATGAAGGAGCTCTACGACAAGGGCGAGCTCGGAAAGGTCCAGTTCATCAAGGCCTCCCACCAGCAGGACATGGACGGCTGGCCGGGCTACTGGCCGGGCCTGCCGCCGATGCACTACGCGACCCACTGCGTGGGCCCCGCCCTCGGCCTCATGCGCTCGGAAGCCGAGTATGTCTCCTGCTTCGGCTCCGGCACCATCCGCGAGGAAATGCATGGCTGCTACGGCTCGCCCTTCGCCGTCGAGACCACCCACGTGAAGTTCAAGGACAGCGATGTCTCCGCACATATCTACCGCTCGCTCTTCGATGTCGCGCGTCAGTATCGCGAGACGATCGAGGTCTATGGCTCGAAGAAGTCGGTCGAATGGCCCCTCATCGAACACGACCCGCTCGTGGTCCACACCGCGAAGCTCCCCGAGCCTGAGATCCCCTCGGAAGTCGAGACCCCGGACTTCGCCCACTACCTGCCGGAGGAGATCCAGCTCTTCACCAAGGGCGGCGTCTATGGCGGCGAGACCGGCGAGGATCACCTCTCCTTCACCCAGGGCGCGGGCCACGGCGGCAGCCACCCGCACCTCGTCTGGCAATTCGTGAAGATGCTCCAGACCGGCGAGGATTCCTACCCCAACGCGATCGAGAGCGCGAACATCACCTGCACCGGCATCCTCGCCCACGAGTCCGCCCTCAAGGGCGGCGAACTCATCCGCCTGCCGGAGTGGACGCTGCGCTGAGCTGAGACGATCCGCTTTCCGAGCAAACCATAGGCATCAAAAAAGGCACCCCGGAAACGGGGTGCTTTTTCTTTGGTTAGGGCACCTAAGCAAGTGCCCCCTATTTATTCAGAGCCACAAGCTGGTTCCGCAGGTCCCAGACGAGCAGGATCACCCCGAGCAGCGCATAGCCCCCGAGCAGACGGGTTAGAAGAATCCCCCCGTCCTGTACCCATCCGAGCCACAGCGCGCCCCCGAGCGCTCCCCCGGCCACTGCGTGGAGGACATTGATAACCACCCATACCTTCCCGAGTTCCCCTGCCTTCTGGCCGAACCAAGGCTTCCGAATCAATGCATCGATGCCGTCGATGATCGCGATTCCCAGCGCCAAGCCGCCGCTGCAGAGGGCGAAAAACTGGACGTCCTTGCTATAGCAGAGAATCAACCCGGTCAGCCCCATCAGCGCGAGACAGAAGCAGTCCCAGAGCAGCGCCCGGCGCTCCGGATCCTTTGTCGGGGGAGTCTTTACAAAGTTTAGCCAGAGGAAGTTCGCAGAACCGAAGAGGATGCGCATGAAGAGCGCCAGGGCGATGACGAAACAGGCAAGCAGTTCCCAAGGCTCGGCCCATGCATCGGCCTTCCCGCTCTCGTCCGCCAAGCGCTTGAGGCCGAAGCCCATCAGCATGGAGAAGAACACGGTGGGCACGCGGACGCTCTGCTCGTAGCGCTTATTCTCCCAATCCCCCGTCGCGCCATACTCCGTGCGATCGAGGACGAGGGCTTGGACGCGTAGGTCGCCGAGGAAGAACAGTCCGGAAACAAAGGCGAGTGCCCAGGGCCAGCACCAGCCCGGCTCCTTCCCGTAGAAGATGGCTATATAACAGGCGACACCCGCGTAGAGCAGGTTCAGGGTGAACCACTGGGCCGAGAAGCCACGGGACTTTTCCTTGGAGAAGCCGCAGCGGAAGACGAGGTCAGATACCACCACCCCCGCCGCCGTCAGGCCCAGCACGCAGTTCCACATCAGGAAGGAGCGGACATCCGGGCGGTAGCACATGATCACAGCTACGGTGCCGATCAGGGTTAGAAAGAGGCAGTCCAGCAGCATCGAGCCCGGCATCTCGCTCTTGCCGGGTTTCCTTTTCCTGACCGGAGGGGCACCCAGAAAATCCAGCCACAGGTGGTTCGCGGAGCCGAAAAGAAAGCGCAGCAGCAGGAAGAGCGCGGCGGCAAAGCAGCCCCAAGCCTCCCATGCCGGCCACCTTTCGGAGCTGTCTGCGAGCCGCTTCAGCCCGAAGCCCGCGAGGGCGGAGAAAAACACGGTGAAGACCCGCACGCACTGCTCGTAGCGCTTTGCGTCCGGCGGGTCAGGATCGAGGGCAGGGGCGGGAACAGATTCGGAAACAAGATCGGGGGCTGACGGGGGCATTCCTAAATGGGGGAGATTATTCCAGATAAAAAAATAGATATGCGGGTGACAACCCAAAATGCCGGCACGAGTGGCAGCGATCACGGGCGTGATCCGTCATCTCAACTCTCCCGGCTCCCTTGGAAAGTCGGGCAGCCAGCCTGTTTCCCGCACCCCGGTGCCGATTTCCTTCCGCTTTCCATTTGTGCACCCCGCCGATCCACTTACTTTGGCCACGATGAATGCACCCGACTTGAACCGCCGCAATTTCGTGAAGCTCTCCCTCGCCGCCGGTGCCGTGGCAGCCACCCCGTCCGCCTACGCGCAGGACAAGCCGGCCGGGTTTACCCTCCCCGCACTGCCTTACAAGGCCGCGGAACTGGAGCCGCACATCGATGCGAAGACGATGGAAATCCACCACGGCAAGCACCACCAGGCCTACATCACCAATCTCAACACCGCGGTCGCCGCGAATGCCTACCTGCAGGGCAAGCCGATCGAAGACCTGGTGACCGGCCTCTCCAAGATGGAGGACGAAGCCGTCCGCGCGACCGTCCGCAACAACGCCGGCGGCCACTGGAATCACACGTTTTTCTGGGAAATCATGGCCCCCGCCGGCAAGGGCGGCGAGGCGGGCGACAAGCTCGCCGAGGCGATCAAGTCCGCCTTCGGCTCGATGGACGATTTCAAGAAGCTCTTCGGCGAGGCCGCGACCAAGCGCTTCGGCTCCGGCTGGGCCTGGCTGATCGTGAAGGACGGCAAGCTCAAGGTGGTCAGCACACCGAATCAGGACAATCCGCTGATGAAGGGCATCGTCCCCGACAGCGACCTCGGCACCCCGATCCTAGGCCTGGATGTCTGGGAGCACGCCTACTACCTACACTACCAGAACCGCCGCCCGGACTACATCACCGCCTGGTGGAACGTCGTGAACTGGACCGAAGTCGAAAAGCGCTTCAGCAAGGCCTGAAGCCCCCAGAAGGCTGCTATCCAAGGGTACGTAGTCCCGCCTTCAGGCGGACAAGAACGATCCCTCGACCCCGCCCAAACCCTTCCCTAGGTCCAACCACCAAGCATCCCTCCTCTACCCCAGTCGCGTGGCCTTTCCGGTCGCGCGATTTTTTTTGTCCGGTTCCCCCGCCCCGCGGACAGTAGATTCCCAGAAATGCCGGAACCCTCCGACGCGGATCTCCTCTCGGACTGGCTGAAACGCCAGCGCGAGCCGGCTTTTCACGCCCTCGTCGCCCGCTACGCCGGGCTCGTCCACATGGCGGCGATGCGGACCTGCGACGACGAAACGCTGGCCGCCGAGGCCTCCCAGCTCGCCTTCATCACTCTCGCCCGCAAGGCGAAATCCCTCCTCTCCCGCGGCTCGATCGCCGGCTGGCTGCACCTCACCGCCGTGATGCATGCCAAGAACCTGCTCCGCCAGCA
This genomic interval from Luteolibacter arcticus contains the following:
- a CDS encoding vWA domain-containing protein, giving the protein MVTTPLLLALAALVLATGAEWIHLGRVRSVAALAFGPGKKAALAGQVAPFVRIAALGMLTWGVATLLLLPPVAHRSAVKEVEAKERQHLLLVLDVSPSMRLRDAGAGGKESRMDRARSVLESVIARTAHDKLHTTVVAVYNGAKPVVEETRDLEIIHNIMGDLPMHHAFQSGKTRIFDGLEEAAKIAAKWPRDSATLILISDGDSVPATGMPRMPASVGGVLVAGVGDPVKGSFIDGRHSRQDGTTLRQIATRLGGEYHDGNAKLVPTAMLQRLGTLKVDGMARLPGQRELAMLLTALGATMLAGLPLLLHFAGSRWNPGPRRFQTSRNSPLPFPDKSDQLAT
- a CDS encoding vWA domain-containing protein, encoding MTFAHPWLLILLVLPVGLAVYLWKRGGRRVPLPFDHQPLRRERLLGFLLKTADLLPVLLLMLAIAILAGPRRFEQPRSEREMTNILFCLDVSGSMMANFGSGTRYDAAMGAVNDFITYRKGDAFGLTVFGSAVLNWVPLTNDVSAFKCAPPFLRPDVLPGWFGGTNIGMALRSAEKTMLAGDSGDRMIVLFTDGMSADLMNGQDIAIAQSLKRNNIKVYDVHVAEGSPPDEVGVIASMTGGEVFAAGDPASLKAVFAKIDEMEKAPLKRVTPDPVDFFQPFALAGLGIGGLYLLTLFGLRHTPW
- a CDS encoding DUF58 domain-containing protein produces the protein MQATLHNADPLDHRQFLVAIKRLADSLSYGTDRSPFLGQGLEYVQSRRYEPGDPVKSIDWRVTARTGKHHVKQFETPKQMPVWIVVDTSASMAIATHPPGKYGLAVQVAGGIALACLDHVNPVGLLGAGGRDLVVQPSLSRDVLLQWLHALRSYHFDEPTTLGQRLLSLEPSLAQRSMLIVLSDFHDPDALAALKLVGARHDCLCLIFRDPAEDQLEGAGLFRGREVESGRELLTHGKRLLSTTDALTESLKKASLDHFLIRPGTPFLGRLRHFLRSRGGASRRNRQ
- a CDS encoding AAA family ATPase, with translation MSSVHTPVTETSQYLQKIRERVGTIVVGQDVVVERMLIALLTSGHLLLEGMPGLAKTLLVNTLARAMHLNFRRIQFTIDLLPSDILGSEILDERSGSFRTHQGPVFTNLLLADEINRAAPKVQGALLEAMQERKVTIGNQSLSLPTPFLVIATQNPIEQSGTFELPEAQLDRFMLCHRLGYPTVDEEEEILRRNLKLGVKREGGGAVARTEFDMIKEEAIGSEADLIAAMEAANHIHVSDVFLKHVVDVVERTRKHDDLELGCSPRAGISILKASRARALLHGRDYVVPEDLFALAEDVMLHRIRLTYEALAEGKTASGVLRQILEASVS
- the folP gene encoding dihydropteroate synthase, translated to MPLNPPVIWKLPAREILFPRRPLVMGIVNVNDDSFSGDGTLEIEAALAQAKRQAGEGADIIDVGAESARTNRAAVAVEEEVRRFREFLERWPETIATATPKDDSQVWPPVLSANTWRPEVVEAVLPFGVEFVNDMGALPDDRNARLCAEAGAALLVMHSVGEPKVPHFHQQWDDVMVAMEEFFEAKIAVAVKAGLPAEALVLDPGIDFAKQRDDNLRVFRELERLHRFGRPLLVPVSRKTVIGDVLGITEPKDRDAGTVACISAAVRRGAQMVRVHDVRAAWQAVKMLEALV
- a CDS encoding sugar phosphate isomerase/epimerase family protein, with translation MSVTFGASTWLWTSPLTSEQGDLLRSIAKLGFEAVELPIEDPDLVDPAKIRPILEETGLTPYLCGAFGPGRDLTSPDSAVRANTRAYLSRLMDLAEALDIPFIAGPMYAQVGKARQLSPEDRQREWDLAASELRTVATEAGNRGLQLAIEAINRFETDLVNTTADTIQLVRSIDHPAAKAMIDTFHMTIEEADIGDAIRHAGDDLIHVQVSENHRGVTGTGLTPWQDFRDALRDINYKGAVVIESFTPDNRDLAGAVCIWKRFTATQDEFAGRGLAFLRDLFDQPVRAPRSAALTAAH